The Shewanella pealeana ATCC 700345 genome contains the following window.
CCGACCATCTTCGGCCAAAATCGGAATACTCCCCGCCACCATCACTACCCGATAGCGTTTCGCTAACTCAGACAGTGCCTGTCTAAGCGGGCTTTGCTCTGCGTCGGTCGCATATTCTAGTTGCTGGCTTTCATAACCTCCGAACAGTAGGCAACATTCTGGCAAAACCACCAGTTGCGGCTCATCGCTATGGCGCGGTAATTGATTAAGCTGCGACTCGATAAACGCTAGATTGTCCGCTACGTTGCGGCTGCTTTGACATTGCAGTAGGCTGACTTGCATCTACATCTCCCTCTAGTTTCCCGTCCGATGTCTGGTTCAATAACGATTCGTTCAATGGCGACTCAGCCAGTGATGACTCGCTCAATGATGACTCGGCTTGGATCTTGCTCTGCTCTACCTGCTCGCTCGGCTGACTCTCAACCACAGTTAGCTTTGCAGGTTCCTTGCGACTTTCAACAAAATCTGTGTTCGCAGGCGTAATCGCCTTAAGTTCGACGCCAGATACTGGCTTATCTTTGCCTGCTAATTCCTGTACCTCAGCTTTAATCTCTGTACCAAGCTCAGCTTGAACGCTCACTCCTGTGGCTGTTTTCCCCATGACTTGTGGGCCCACAGGCACTTGCTGACTCCCCGGCTCGACAGCCTTCTTTGGCAGCACAGATTCAGGGATCTCTATCTCTTTACTCTTACGCTCTAGCTCTTCGAGCTTAGGTTCTGACATGGTACCCGTGAGCCTAAAGCGGATCTCAGAGATCACCTCTATCACAGGCTCTAGCACTTTGGTCAGTGCAAATGCACCTAGACCAAACGTCCAACCGCCGGTACTGAGTAAGACAACTGTCGGCACACTAGAGGCCAACTGCGGAACGAAACGAATATCATAATTAAGGCTCTCGGTAGTCAAGTCGGTATAACCCCGCACTCGCATATTGCCCGCTACCGCCTTCATCTCAGTGTCCGTTGTCTTTACCACGCCATTATCTAGCTTTAACGTGCCGTGAAAAGAATCGAAGTAGAGGCCTTTACCGAAGACATCGGAAAAGTCTAATGACAGCTTTCTTAACAGCGAATCTAAACTAAATAGCGAGAAGATCCGCGCGCCTTTATCACTGACTTCAGAAAGGTGGCCCTTGCCTAGCTCAAAACTCACGTCACCATTAAGCGTCTCGAGCGAAAATGCATAGGGTGCTCCCGTCCAAGAGATCTCGGCTTTGACCTCTGTCGGCGCATTCTTAAGTCCAGGATCGATACCTAGCTGCTCTGACAGATAGTCAAATTTAGTAGCGTCTAAGTTGAGCTTAAATGAGGTCAAATTCTTGCCCTCGCTCATATCCCAATCCCCCGTCCCTTTAAGCTTCACGTTTGGTGTCGTTAAAGAAACTGTCTGGATCTGATAAGATCCGTCCTTTGGCGTACCCTGCAGTACCAAGTGGCCTAAGGAGCGACCGTAAAGGGAGAAGTCATCGACATCGACCGCCAACGGAGGCAAGTTAGCCATAATGGTATCTGACTTATAGTGCGCATTCTCTTCACTGCGCATTTTAGGCGCCATATGGAATTTACTCGCCACCAGTTTTAAGCCTTGATTGGCCCAGTCTGGATAAAAGTCGATACGACCATCAAACTGCTTTGAAGTCACGTCGAAACGCCATGCATGTTCGGTTGGCGCTGCGCTAAACGCCATATCTTCTAGTGGCTGCCCCATAAAATCAAATTGATTAAACTCGGCATCGATCGACGCCAAAGGCGGAAAGAACGCTGCCTTCTCTTGACCTATATCATCGGTCGCCAGCTTGGTTACATCACTTTGACTAACGAAGCCTTGAATGATTGGCAACCAAGGAGAAAACTCCGTGCTATCGAGATCGATCTGCAGGTGGCCCTGACTCTTGCGTAACTGATCTCCAGGCTTAAATAAGCGCCCTAAGAGTAGATCGAAATGCGCCAAGGCATTGCCCGAGTCGGCATCGAAACCACCCCAAAACTCCAACTGCTTATCGAGCTTAATGCCTAGAGAGGCCTGCTTGTTATCCCCGATCAGCTCTGCCACCAGCAGCTTAGCTTCATCCGGTTTCTTAGCAAAAGGGGCTGGTAGATTAAGCTCGGCGCCAACAAGATCTGTTTCTACCCGTGCTTGAACTCGATAACCTAATGGATCGAACACCAGCGTAAGATCGCCAGTCCAATCGACCTCACCCGAATAATACTCGCTCAATGGGTTATCTAACTCTGCAGGTAAGTCGGCTAACTGCCACTGTCCCTTAAGGCTCACATCGACACCGTAATTTTGGCTCATGCTTTCACTGTTAAAACTCAGCTGTAGTGGCTGCTTATACATGATGGCATTGAGATCGCTTCCTGTGACCACATCATTGATAAACTGGATCTGTCCTGTGAGCTTCTCTAGCTGGATCCCGGGCTCAGTGATGTAGACCGGGGTATCTTTAAAGTTAACCGTGCCTTTAATGATCTCAGACTCACCATCATAAAGCGGGATGCTTAAATCGATTTGACCGGTAATATCGCCTGCTATCTGCACCACATCGAGCGTGGCACCGACAGAGTCTACCAAGGGCGATTGCTGGATCACCTCATTAGCTGCTTCCGCTTTAGTCGCAAGATCGGCTTTAACCGTCAGTAGACTCTTTTCTCCCAAGGCCGGAATACCGATATATGCGCCATCGGCTTTAACGTCCAGTAGTTGTCCCTGATTAACCCAAAGATCCATGGCATCGTTTTCAAAGAGAGCCGACAAGTTAAGTTTATCTACGGCAGGCCAGGTATCTTGAAACTCAAACTCGGCCTCAGCTAAGGTAAAGCCCGCTTGAAATATGCCATCGTGTTGAGCATACGGGTAGCCGCTAAAGGCGCCGTGCCATACCACTATAGCGTCATCGGTTTTACCCGCCTTTAACGCCCCGGTAAGGTAAGTGACCAGATCCTTGCTCATGCCTTTCAATGGAAAATACAAGTGTGCCTTAGCGACATCATGGATATCGACATTAGCCAGTAACGCCATATGCACCGCATCGGCAAACTCCAGACGCACACCTGCGTCAATATCGAGATCTGAATTACTAAAATGCACCTTAGGTAAAGAGAGTGCTAAGTCGCTAAAGTTAAAGTCACCCGTCAATGCATCCCCTTTAAATTGAAGGGGCGCTGCAAAACCACCATTAAAGTCGATAGTGTACTGCTGCTGTGGTAGCTCAAAACTCAGTGAGTCTTTGCTCATTATCAAGCTGGCATCGACTGGCTTCAATCCAGCAATAGCGCCACTCGCCTGCCAGGAGATCTGATCTAAATTCAGTGCGACTTGCGGCTGCTCAAGTAAAGTGTCCCAATGCACTCGCAGCTCAGTCACCTTACCTGCAGGCTTTAGAGACTGCCAAGTATTAAGCCCATCGAGCTCGACGCCTGGGATCAAAGGCAGCAACGGCAATAGCCTGCTCAGCTCTAGTTGATTGAGGCTGGCATCGATCCCTTGCTCGTTCTGCCTCGCAAGAAGTTGAGCCTTAGGCCAGGGCTGCTCATTAGTGGAAAAGTTAAGATCGTGACTCGCTAACAACCAACCCTGCTGGTTAGGCTGCCAAGACAAAGTTCCGGACTCAATGGTAAATTGCTGTGGCTCATCATTTAAGAACCATTCTAGCCAACTTGGCTGAAACTCTACGGTCGCGCCATCGAACATCCGGTTGGAAAATCCAAGCCAAGCTTGTAGATTAACCACGCCTTCTAGGGGCAAACGCTTACTGGTATCGAAAGGATTTGGCTGTCTCGAGGCCCACTCGCCGATGTCGAGAGAGCGAGCGGCAAGATAGGCTTGCCCTATAAGAGATTCAGGGCGATAACCACTGCCCTTAACATCCACACTGAGTGCGAGCTGCTCGACTTCTGAGGCATCTTGGTCGAGAAACAACTTGCCCTCGCCGCGGTGACGATCATTAGTATTACGCCACTTCATATCTTTAATAAAGATGGGGCGATAGTCGTGTTCTTTGCTTAGAAGCTGAAATCTGGCGTCGGTTATCGAGAAACGATCTAACTGCTCAAGCAGTAACTGATACAGCCAGTCTGTTTGCAACTTGCTATCCGGATCCCGAGGTTCAAGTGCCTTCAAGCGATCAAGATCTAAAGCAATATTCACTCCATCAAAGATAACATCTTCAATCTGAGGGGTTGCGGTGATCAGCGTCTGCCAGAAATCAAGCTTCACATGTACTCGCTCAAAAAGCAGAGTCACCGGGAGGTTATCCTGTGCGGGTAAGACGAAGTTTTTAACCGTTAATGCCGGTCCATAGGCCTGCCACTCAGCTGCAAGCTGCCCCACGTCGACTTCGACTCCATATTCAGCTTCGACAAACGTAATCAGTTCCATACGGACCTGATCCAGCTGCGGTAACAGTCCTCTAAAGAGGCTAACCATTAGCGCAAACAACACTAGAATAATGGCTAAAAATTGCCAGCAAAAACGTGTCAAATTAAAGGAGCGCTTTTTAGGCGCACAGGTA
Protein-coding sequences here:
- a CDS encoding YhdP family protein; the encoded protein is MPSDTCAPKKRSFNLTRFCWQFLAIILVLFALMVSLFRGLLPQLDQVRMELITFVEAEYGVEVDVGQLAAEWQAYGPALTVKNFVLPAQDNLPVTLLFERVHVKLDFWQTLITATPQIEDVIFDGVNIALDLDRLKALEPRDPDSKLQTDWLYQLLLEQLDRFSITDARFQLLSKEHDYRPIFIKDMKWRNTNDRHRGEGKLFLDQDASEVEQLALSVDVKGSGYRPESLIGQAYLAARSLDIGEWASRQPNPFDTSKRLPLEGVVNLQAWLGFSNRMFDGATVEFQPSWLEWFLNDEPQQFTIESGTLSWQPNQQGWLLASHDLNFSTNEQPWPKAQLLARQNEQGIDASLNQLELSRLLPLLPLIPGVELDGLNTWQSLKPAGKVTELRVHWDTLLEQPQVALNLDQISWQASGAIAGLKPVDASLIMSKDSLSFELPQQQYTIDFNGGFAAPLQFKGDALTGDFNFSDLALSLPKVHFSNSDLDIDAGVRLEFADAVHMALLANVDIHDVAKAHLYFPLKGMSKDLVTYLTGALKAGKTDDAIVVWHGAFSGYPYAQHDGIFQAGFTLAEAEFEFQDTWPAVDKLNLSALFENDAMDLWVNQGQLLDVKADGAYIGIPALGEKSLLTVKADLATKAEAANEVIQQSPLVDSVGATLDVVQIAGDITGQIDLSIPLYDGESEIIKGTVNFKDTPVYITEPGIQLEKLTGQIQFINDVVTGSDLNAIMYKQPLQLSFNSESMSQNYGVDVSLKGQWQLADLPAELDNPLSEYYSGEVDWTGDLTLVFDPLGYRVQARVETDLVGAELNLPAPFAKKPDEAKLLVAELIGDNKQASLGIKLDKQLEFWGGFDADSGNALAHFDLLLGRLFKPGDQLRKSQGHLQIDLDSTEFSPWLPIIQGFVSQSDVTKLATDDIGQEKAAFFPPLASIDAEFNQFDFMGQPLEDMAFSAAPTEHAWRFDVTSKQFDGRIDFYPDWANQGLKLVASKFHMAPKMRSEENAHYKSDTIMANLPPLAVDVDDFSLYGRSLGHLVLQGTPKDGSYQIQTVSLTTPNVKLKGTGDWDMSEGKNLTSFKLNLDATKFDYLSEQLGIDPGLKNAPTEVKAEISWTGAPYAFSLETLNGDVSFELGKGHLSEVSDKGARIFSLFSLDSLLRKLSLDFSDVFGKGLYFDSFHGTLKLDNGVVKTTDTEMKAVAGNMRVRGYTDLTTESLNYDIRFVPQLASSVPTVVLLSTGGWTFGLGAFALTKVLEPVIEVISEIRFRLTGTMSEPKLEELERKSKEIEIPESVLPKKAVEPGSQQVPVGPQVMGKTATGVSVQAELGTEIKAEVQELAGKDKPVSGVELKAITPANTDFVESRKEPAKLTVVESQPSEQVEQSKIQAESSLSESSLAESPLNESLLNQTSDGKLEGDVDASQPTAMSKQPQRSGQSSVYRVAA